One window of Lemur catta isolate mLemCat1 chromosome 3, mLemCat1.pri, whole genome shotgun sequence genomic DNA carries:
- the CCDC163 gene encoding transmembrane protein CCDC163 isoform X2, translating into MSSSVSWSEQLDALLNATDGNVARIKQRLYPLGVSTARELPGTWISSHDLPPQLGDQAQQPWALETPTVPERLSWPEAYSLSHLRDKVTILQSQLRFQAQVTEALRQAVQGLLEEREQQKYQISALEASLRLLQGGPEGRALLEQRLEELRRDLQGLWSQVQEQAQVQAQMQTGPLNCSTTSGLHQELQTERQKLWEESEILRKELKLLRDQLNRHQELLLKQISEGRQTQACSWKAMRNCHWPHEGSKCAEEDNYGEGRGRALVLSEPVVWQMLKQLQSGQEGKGHTLEAARTEAQDAWQEHDLLSSEVSLLDSNSSWELLWKLGRGLQRSTLSNLEPRSFHLHSQSLEQETFLHSPKMLLSDL; encoded by the exons ATGAGTAGTAGCGTGAGCTGGTCTGAGCAGCTTGATGCACTTCTCAATGCTACCGATGGAAATGTGGCTCGGATTAAG CAGCGACTGTATCCTCTTGGGGTCTCCACGGCAA GGGAGCTGCCTGGGACCTGGATTTCCTCTCATGACTTGCCTCCCCAGTTAGGAGACCAAGCTCAACAGCCTTGGGCTCTAGAGACTCCCACAGTCCCAGAGCGGCTGAGCTGGCCTGAGGCCTACAGTCTTTCCCATCTCCGGGATAAAGTTACTATTCTCCAATCCCAGCTTCGATTTCAGGCTCAG GTGACTGAGGCACTAAGGCAGGCTGTACAAGGCTTGCTGGAAGAGCGAGAACAGCAGAAGTACCAGATCAGTGCCCTGGAAG CATCACTAAGGTTGCTGCAGGGGGGCCCAGAGGGGAGGGCTCTTCTGGAGCAACGCCTGGAGGAGCTGAGAAGGGACCTTCAGGGCCTTTGGAGCCAGGTGCAGGAGCAGGCCCAAGTCCAAGCCCAAATGCAAACAGGACCATTAAACTGCAGCACTACCAGTGGGCTTCATCAGGAGCTGCAGACAGA GCGGCAAAAGCTGTGGGAGGAGTCAGAGATTCTGCGGAAGGAACTGAAGTTGCTGCGGGACCAGCTGA ACCGGCACCAGGAGCTGCTGCTGAAACAGATCTCTGAGGGGCGGCAGACTCAGGCCTGTAGCTGGAAG GCCATGAGAAACTGTCATTGGCCACATGAAGGTTCCAAGTGTGCTGAAGAGGACAAttatggggaggggagagggagagcttTGGTCCTATCTGAGCCTGTGGTCTGGCAGATGTTGAAGCAGCTGCAAAGTGGCCAGGAAGGCAAAGGTCACACCCTGGAAGCTGCCAGGACAGAGGCCCAGGATGCCTGGCAGGAACATGACCTCCTCAG CTCTGAAGTCAGTCTTCTGGACAGTAACAGTAGCTGGGAACTTTTATGGAAGCTAGGCAGGG GTCTCCAGAGGAGCACCCTTTCTAACTTGGAGCCCAGAAGCTTTCACCTCCACTCCCAGAGTCTTGAGCAAGAGACTTTCCTTCACAGCCCCAAGATGCTCCTGAGTGACCTATAA
- the CCDC163 gene encoding transmembrane protein CCDC163 isoform X1 produces MSSSVSWSEQLDALLNATDGNVARIKQRLYPLGVSTATGELPGTWISSHDLPPQLGDQAQQPWALETPTVPERLSWPEAYSLSHLRDKVTILQSQLRFQAQVTEALRQAVQGLLEEREQQKYQISALEASLRLLQGGPEGRALLEQRLEELRRDLQGLWSQVQEQAQVQAQMQTGPLNCSTTSGLHQELQTERQKLWEESEILRKELKLLRDQLNRHQELLLKQISEGRQTQACSWKAMRNCHWPHEGSKCAEEDNYGEGRGRALVLSEPVVWQMLKQLQSGQEGKGHTLEAARTEAQDAWQEHDLLSSEVSLLDSNSSWELLWKLGRGLQRSTLSNLEPRSFHLHSQSLEQETFLHSPKMLLSDL; encoded by the exons ATGAGTAGTAGCGTGAGCTGGTCTGAGCAGCTTGATGCACTTCTCAATGCTACCGATGGAAATGTGGCTCGGATTAAG CAGCGACTGTATCCTCTTGGGGTCTCCACGGCAA CAGGGGAGCTGCCTGGGACCTGGATTTCCTCTCATGACTTGCCTCCCCAGTTAGGAGACCAAGCTCAACAGCCTTGGGCTCTAGAGACTCCCACAGTCCCAGAGCGGCTGAGCTGGCCTGAGGCCTACAGTCTTTCCCATCTCCGGGATAAAGTTACTATTCTCCAATCCCAGCTTCGATTTCAGGCTCAG GTGACTGAGGCACTAAGGCAGGCTGTACAAGGCTTGCTGGAAGAGCGAGAACAGCAGAAGTACCAGATCAGTGCCCTGGAAG CATCACTAAGGTTGCTGCAGGGGGGCCCAGAGGGGAGGGCTCTTCTGGAGCAACGCCTGGAGGAGCTGAGAAGGGACCTTCAGGGCCTTTGGAGCCAGGTGCAGGAGCAGGCCCAAGTCCAAGCCCAAATGCAAACAGGACCATTAAACTGCAGCACTACCAGTGGGCTTCATCAGGAGCTGCAGACAGA GCGGCAAAAGCTGTGGGAGGAGTCAGAGATTCTGCGGAAGGAACTGAAGTTGCTGCGGGACCAGCTGA ACCGGCACCAGGAGCTGCTGCTGAAACAGATCTCTGAGGGGCGGCAGACTCAGGCCTGTAGCTGGAAG GCCATGAGAAACTGTCATTGGCCACATGAAGGTTCCAAGTGTGCTGAAGAGGACAAttatggggaggggagagggagagcttTGGTCCTATCTGAGCCTGTGGTCTGGCAGATGTTGAAGCAGCTGCAAAGTGGCCAGGAAGGCAAAGGTCACACCCTGGAAGCTGCCAGGACAGAGGCCCAGGATGCCTGGCAGGAACATGACCTCCTCAG CTCTGAAGTCAGTCTTCTGGACAGTAACAGTAGCTGGGAACTTTTATGGAAGCTAGGCAGGG GTCTCCAGAGGAGCACCCTTTCTAACTTGGAGCCCAGAAGCTTTCACCTCCACTCCCAGAGTCTTGAGCAAGAGACTTTCCTTCACAGCCCCAAGATGCTCCTGAGTGACCTATAA
- the CCDC163 gene encoding transmembrane protein CCDC163 isoform X4, whose protein sequence is MSSSVSWSEQLDALLNATDGNVARIKQRLYPLGVSTATGELPGTWISSHDLPPQLGDQAQQPWALETPTVPERLSWPEAYSLSHLRDKVTILQSQLRFQAQVTEALRQAVQGLLEEREQQKYQISALEASLRLLQGGPEGRALLEQRLEELRRDLQGLWSQVQEQAQVQAQMQTGPLNCSTTSGLHQELQTERQKLWEESEILRKELKLLRDQLNRHQELLLKQISEGRQTQACSWKDLRSCPPI, encoded by the exons ATGAGTAGTAGCGTGAGCTGGTCTGAGCAGCTTGATGCACTTCTCAATGCTACCGATGGAAATGTGGCTCGGATTAAG CAGCGACTGTATCCTCTTGGGGTCTCCACGGCAA CAGGGGAGCTGCCTGGGACCTGGATTTCCTCTCATGACTTGCCTCCCCAGTTAGGAGACCAAGCTCAACAGCCTTGGGCTCTAGAGACTCCCACAGTCCCAGAGCGGCTGAGCTGGCCTGAGGCCTACAGTCTTTCCCATCTCCGGGATAAAGTTACTATTCTCCAATCCCAGCTTCGATTTCAGGCTCAG GTGACTGAGGCACTAAGGCAGGCTGTACAAGGCTTGCTGGAAGAGCGAGAACAGCAGAAGTACCAGATCAGTGCCCTGGAAG CATCACTAAGGTTGCTGCAGGGGGGCCCAGAGGGGAGGGCTCTTCTGGAGCAACGCCTGGAGGAGCTGAGAAGGGACCTTCAGGGCCTTTGGAGCCAGGTGCAGGAGCAGGCCCAAGTCCAAGCCCAAATGCAAACAGGACCATTAAACTGCAGCACTACCAGTGGGCTTCATCAGGAGCTGCAGACAGA GCGGCAAAAGCTGTGGGAGGAGTCAGAGATTCTGCGGAAGGAACTGAAGTTGCTGCGGGACCAGCTGA ACCGGCACCAGGAGCTGCTGCTGAAACAGATCTCTGAGGGGCGGCAGACTCAGGCCTGTAGCTGGAAG GACCTCCGTTCATGTCCTCCAATTTAA
- the CCDC163 gene encoding transmembrane protein CCDC163 isoform X3: protein MSSSVSWSEQLDALLNATDGNVARIKQRLYPLGVSTATGELPGTWISSHDLPPQLGDQAQQPWALETPTVPERLSWPEAYSLSHLRDKVTILQSQLRFQAQVTEALRQAVQGLLEEREQQKYQISALEASLRLLQGGPEGRALLEQRLEELRRDLQGLWSQVQEQAQVQAQMQTGPLNCSTTSGLHQELQTERQKLWEESEILRKELKLLRDQLNRHQELLLKQISEGRQTQACSWKVSRGAPFLTWSPEAFTSTPRVLSKRLSFTAPRCS, encoded by the exons ATGAGTAGTAGCGTGAGCTGGTCTGAGCAGCTTGATGCACTTCTCAATGCTACCGATGGAAATGTGGCTCGGATTAAG CAGCGACTGTATCCTCTTGGGGTCTCCACGGCAA CAGGGGAGCTGCCTGGGACCTGGATTTCCTCTCATGACTTGCCTCCCCAGTTAGGAGACCAAGCTCAACAGCCTTGGGCTCTAGAGACTCCCACAGTCCCAGAGCGGCTGAGCTGGCCTGAGGCCTACAGTCTTTCCCATCTCCGGGATAAAGTTACTATTCTCCAATCCCAGCTTCGATTTCAGGCTCAG GTGACTGAGGCACTAAGGCAGGCTGTACAAGGCTTGCTGGAAGAGCGAGAACAGCAGAAGTACCAGATCAGTGCCCTGGAAG CATCACTAAGGTTGCTGCAGGGGGGCCCAGAGGGGAGGGCTCTTCTGGAGCAACGCCTGGAGGAGCTGAGAAGGGACCTTCAGGGCCTTTGGAGCCAGGTGCAGGAGCAGGCCCAAGTCCAAGCCCAAATGCAAACAGGACCATTAAACTGCAGCACTACCAGTGGGCTTCATCAGGAGCTGCAGACAGA GCGGCAAAAGCTGTGGGAGGAGTCAGAGATTCTGCGGAAGGAACTGAAGTTGCTGCGGGACCAGCTGA ACCGGCACCAGGAGCTGCTGCTGAAACAGATCTCTGAGGGGCGGCAGACTCAGGCCTGTAGCTGGAAG GTCTCCAGAGGAGCACCCTTTCTAACTTGGAGCCCAGAAGCTTTCACCTCCACTCCCAGAGTCTTGAGCAAGAGACTTTCCTTCACAGCCCCAAGATGCTCCTGA